In Aerococcus loyolae, a genomic segment contains:
- a CDS encoding nucleoside hydrolase, with protein MVKMILDLDTGVDDALAIAYACASAEVDLIGITGTYGNVLMETGLKNASQLLDLFGQGQVPVYPGLDHASDKEDFEVQEVSALIHGKNGLGEVDLGDRPVKQASGNAVDFILESARKYGKDLKIVATGPMTNLAAAIDKDLDSLSQVGEIVIMGGALTVCGNVSPFAEANISQDPAAADKLFRSGLPVTMVGLDVTLRTLLTYKQTQIWRDLGTEAGEKMADIVDYYIKSYEVTSPHLKGCALHDPLAVAVAVQGDLVDCLPLAMKVETEGESRGRTIGDNDRLNDPDPSVRVAVMVDVDRFLNEFMTRLTQLFEDH; from the coding sequence ATGGTAAAAATGATACTGGATTTAGATACAGGGGTTGACGATGCTCTAGCCATTGCCTATGCGTGTGCCTCAGCAGAAGTCGACTTAATCGGTATTACGGGGACCTATGGCAATGTCTTGATGGAAACAGGTCTGAAAAACGCCAGTCAATTATTGGATTTATTTGGTCAAGGCCAAGTCCCAGTTTATCCAGGCTTGGACCATGCCTCGGATAAGGAAGACTTTGAAGTGCAAGAAGTCTCAGCCTTAATCCATGGTAAAAATGGCCTGGGTGAGGTTGACTTGGGTGACCGGCCCGTTAAGCAAGCCTCTGGCAATGCGGTTGACTTTATCCTCGAATCGGCTAGGAAGTATGGAAAAGATTTGAAAATTGTCGCTACTGGTCCCATGACTAACTTAGCCGCAGCCATTGATAAGGACCTCGACAGCTTATCCCAAGTCGGTGAAATTGTTATTATGGGGGGAGCTTTGACGGTTTGTGGTAATGTGTCGCCTTTTGCAGAGGCCAATATTAGCCAAGACCCTGCAGCCGCTGACAAGTTATTTAGATCCGGCTTACCAGTCACCATGGTGGGCTTAGATGTGACCTTACGCACTCTCTTGACCTACAAGCAAACCCAAATTTGGCGGGACTTAGGCACTGAGGCTGGGGAGAAGATGGCTGATATTGTAGACTATTACATTAAATCCTACGAAGTCACCTCGCCCCACTTAAAGGGCTGTGCCCTCCATGACCCATTAGCCGTGGCGGTGGCTGTTCAAGGGGACTTAGTTGACTGCCTGCCCTTAGCCATGAAGGTTGAAACTGAAGGAGAAAGTCGGGGACGGACTATTGGTGATAATGACCGTTTAAATGATCCCGATCCTAGTGTCCGAGTAGCCGTGATGGTTGATGTGGACCGATTCTTAAATGAATTTATGACCCGTTTGACCCAGCTCTTTGAAGACCATTAA
- a CDS encoding alpha/beta hydrolase family protein: MTIKKLLLLLMTGLLFACGQKPDSTKPEQASQEDQTESKPPQTEQKDETQPASDQATELDQLTVLSQTEDYVQYELNVMRDGFKIHGKLFLPKGDQESWPLTILAHGINQTDLTTTPYATHLAKRGVAAYVFDFIGGAPLNSSDGDFSDMTVLTELADLEAIYQKLTGYKAIDSSQTYLLGDSQGGLVATMMAAKHPEDIQGMILLYPAFNMPSLVHDFVPDKEEIPDSIDIMGVSVSRYYIEDMLKVDVEDIITSYPGPVLIVHGEDDVLVPPVYAQKAAELFPKSHLEMIPGGKHEFSGSDFIKALSYIDKYMVNQLGEENYQLTIDDEEASDKG; encoded by the coding sequence ATGACAATAAAAAAATTACTCCTACTCTTAATGACCGGTCTGCTCTTTGCCTGTGGTCAAAAACCAGACTCTACTAAGCCTGAGCAGGCTAGCCAGGAAGACCAAACAGAAAGTAAGCCCCCACAAACTGAGCAAAAGGATGAAACACAGCCAGCCAGTGACCAGGCGACTGAACTGGACCAATTAACCGTTTTGAGTCAGACTGAGGACTATGTTCAATATGAATTAAATGTCATGCGGGATGGCTTTAAAATTCACGGTAAGCTCTTCTTGCCCAAGGGCGACCAAGAATCCTGGCCTTTGACTATCCTAGCCCATGGGATTAACCAAACCGATCTAACCACCACCCCTTACGCCACCCATTTGGCTAAACGTGGGGTAGCCGCTTATGTTTTTGACTTTATCGGTGGCGCGCCCCTAAATAGCAGTGACGGTGACTTTTCCGATATGACTGTACTAACTGAGCTGGCTGACCTGGAGGCAATCTACCAAAAGCTCACTGGCTATAAAGCAATTGATTCCAGTCAAACTTACCTATTGGGAGATAGCCAGGGCGGTCTCGTGGCTACTATGATGGCAGCTAAACACCCCGAGGATATCCAGGGCATGATCCTACTCTATCCTGCCTTCAATATGCCCAGCCTAGTCCACGACTTTGTCCCTGACAAGGAAGAAATCCCTGACTCCATCGATATTATGGGAGTATCGGTTAGCCGTTACTATATCGAAGACATGCTTAAGGTGGATGTGGAAGACATTATTACTTCCTATCCTGGCCCAGTTCTCATTGTCCATGGAGAAGATGATGTCCTCGTCCCCCCAGTCTACGCCCAAAAGGCCGCCGAGCTTTTCCCCAAGTCCCATTTAGAAATGATTCCTGGCGGTAAACATGAATTTTCCGGCTCCGACTTCATCAAGGCCCTCTCCTATATCGACAAGTACATGGTCAATCAACTCGGTGAAGAGAATTACCAGCTCACTATCGACGATGAAGAAGCAAGCGATAAAGGCTAG
- a CDS encoding threonine/serine exporter family protein — protein sequence MIALFLYHAFFSLTVGFFCAYVFEVPKRMIFQVSLIGMFGWLTYYFTQVLAGSTPVWSSYWASLVIAAMSQWAANRFHQPVTLFFIPGFIPIVPGGGLYRTALYLFQRDFDLFSSQLLETFMSTVAIGLAIFTVSSINYLGNRTTSAKYIRRDNRKRVRALFRKH from the coding sequence ATGATTGCTTTATTTCTTTATCATGCCTTCTTTTCACTGACTGTAGGCTTCTTCTGCGCTTATGTCTTTGAGGTACCAAAAAGAATGATTTTCCAAGTCTCCTTGATTGGGATGTTTGGCTGGTTAACCTACTATTTCACCCAGGTCCTGGCAGGCTCGACTCCGGTCTGGTCATCTTATTGGGCCAGCCTAGTCATTGCCGCTATGTCCCAGTGGGCGGCCAATCGTTTCCACCAACCGGTGACCTTGTTTTTCATTCCGGGTTTTATTCCCATCGTCCCTGGCGGGGGCCTTTATCGAACAGCCCTCTATCTTTTTCAACGCGACTTTGACTTGTTTTCTAGTCAACTGCTAGAGACCTTTATGAGTACCGTAGCTATCGGTTTAGCTATTTTTACCGTTTCTAGTATCAATTACCTAGGAAACCGGACCACTTCAGCCAAGTATATTCGCCGGGATAACCGTAAACGCGTGCGGGCCTTATTCCGTAAGCATTAA
- a CDS encoding threonine/serine exporter family protein: MGQQQVKKLLELALLAGQIMCESQAESYRVEDTMNKILSLSQAAFAVGCSFSTNLLAIIDDPKFESGAYVGVKRITSHSNNLNKIGQVTRITDYFVQGQLDIDQTYTLLLNIRSGRNLYNPNRMALGIWGMTFCFTFLFDGGPFEGLTAAINGLVLALLFLGGNRFNFGTFFTNVIQASVVTLLPHLFQMYLWPDLASGTVVIASLMPLVPGTPFTTAVRDLFHEDFIAGSSRLVEALLTAGSLALGSIIAFLILEGVFK, translated from the coding sequence ATGGGGCAACAGCAAGTCAAAAAACTCTTAGAATTAGCCTTACTTGCCGGACAAATTATGTGTGAAAGTCAGGCAGAATCTTACCGGGTAGAAGATACCATGAATAAGATTCTTAGTCTTTCCCAGGCAGCTTTTGCAGTCGGCTGTTCTTTTTCAACCAATTTATTAGCCATTATTGACGACCCTAAATTTGAGAGTGGGGCTTATGTGGGAGTGAAACGGATCACCAGCCACAGCAACAACCTCAATAAAATTGGTCAAGTGACCCGGATCACTGATTATTTCGTCCAAGGGCAGCTAGACATTGACCAAACTTACACCCTCTTATTGAACATTCGCTCGGGACGTAATCTCTATAATCCTAACCGAATGGCCTTAGGAATATGGGGAATGACTTTTTGCTTTACCTTTCTTTTTGATGGTGGTCCCTTTGAAGGTTTAACGGCAGCTATTAATGGCCTGGTCCTGGCGCTTTTATTTCTAGGGGGTAACCGCTTTAATTTTGGGACTTTCTTTACCAATGTCATTCAGGCAAGTGTCGTCACTCTCTTGCCTCACCTATTTCAGATGTATTTGTGGCCTGATTTAGCCAGCGGAACCGTGGTGATCGCCTCTCTCATGCCCCTAGTGCCAGGAACTCCCTTCACCACCGCTGTCCGTGACCTTTTCCACGAGGATTTCATCGCCGGCTCTTCCCGTTTAGTGGAAGCCCTCCTCACTGCAGGGAGTCTAGCCTTGGGTTCAATCATTGCCTTTCTCATCTTAGAAGGAGTGTTTAAATGA
- a CDS encoding Cof-type HAD-IIB family hydrolase, with translation MIKLFVTDMDGTLLNDHHVISDANRQAILSLKDQGIEFMVATGRGYHSAQPLLDMQDLRCPMINLNGAVFTDINGKASQQKYFSGQLLSELLDYFNYYSINYSIMTQNQYYLYNPETFIDQIKAISQGDPKAMASAAQFIFDTNYIRDIRDYINGKNEPALKVMVFSEDHAILQQFIEHFDSHPELAVSSSGPDNLEITQRDATKGNALMAYAQSKGYQSDEILTIGDSHNDISMFHPVKYSYAMANASQLVKDQANYLAPSNKEDGVAQVISNLLKERH, from the coding sequence TTGATTAAACTATTTGTCACTGATATGGATGGTACCCTACTCAATGACCACCATGTCATTTCTGATGCTAACCGTCAGGCGATCTTGTCCTTAAAAGACCAGGGAATTGAATTTATGGTAGCTACCGGACGGGGCTATCACTCGGCCCAACCTTTACTAGATATGCAAGACTTACGCTGCCCGATGATTAATTTAAATGGGGCAGTTTTTACTGATATCAATGGTAAAGCCAGCCAGCAAAAATATTTTTCCGGTCAACTCCTTAGTGAACTGCTGGATTACTTTAACTATTACAGCATTAACTACTCCATTATGACCCAAAACCAATACTATCTCTATAATCCAGAAACTTTTATCGACCAAATTAAGGCCATCAGCCAGGGCGATCCCAAAGCTATGGCAAGTGCGGCCCAATTTATCTTTGATACTAACTATATCCGTGATATTAGGGACTATATTAATGGGAAGAATGAGCCTGCCTTAAAAGTCATGGTCTTTTCTGAAGACCATGCTATTCTCCAGCAATTTATCGAGCATTTTGATAGCCATCCAGAATTAGCGGTCTCTTCTTCCGGACCCGATAATTTAGAAATTACCCAGCGTGATGCTACTAAGGGCAATGCTTTAATGGCCTACGCCCAGTCCAAAGGCTATCAAAGCGATGAAATACTCACCATCGGCGATTCTCACAATGATATTTCCATGTTCCACCCGGTCAAATATTCTTATGCCATGGCTAATGCCAGCCAATTGGTCAAAGACCAGGCAAACTACCTAGCACCTAGCAACAAGGAGGATGGGGTGGCCCAGGTTATTTCTAACTTACTTAAAGAGCGACACTAG
- a CDS encoding RsmB/NOP family class I SAM-dependent RNA methyltransferase gives MSLALEFIDKFNQLLGDEAADFFAALNKGEAQKAFRINPLKANAQAICQSYFSEDLTPCPYSPWGYLGQVDGNSPIHQAGLVYSQEASAMAVASVVQAQPGEKILDLCAAPGGKSTQIAADMQGQGLLIANEIIPKRAKILAENIERMGISNALVTNHDPESLTKCFPAFFDKILVDAPCSGEGMFTKSQAARNGWTKETPLLCQERQKEILSQAVRMLKAGGQLIYSTCTFSPEENEEIIAWLLDQGDFDLEWIDQFPAETISRGRSDWSQSDYDLSACVRIWPHRSIGEGHFIARLKAKNSLNTDQVVPKNKKIRPKKGKKQTHKATYRLLEPEEKKNLAALSQSFPSEDYRHRELIAKGDQVWLLPPGVTYQMLVEGPLTQLHSLRLGLHLGSLLKNRFQPSYAWAMALAPKATYPQIEISYDDWVNYVQGLTLAYPGNQAWVLLVYQGMVISFGKQVQGTVKNFFPKGLRFHP, from the coding sequence ATGTCGCTCGCTTTGGAATTTATTGATAAATTTAACCAGCTCTTGGGTGATGAAGCCGCTGACTTCTTCGCAGCCCTTAATAAAGGAGAGGCCCAGAAGGCCTTTCGGATCAACCCCCTAAAAGCCAATGCCCAAGCCATTTGCCAGTCTTACTTCTCAGAAGATTTAACCCCCTGTCCCTATAGTCCATGGGGTTATTTAGGCCAAGTAGACGGAAACTCTCCCATCCATCAAGCCGGCCTAGTCTATAGCCAGGAAGCTTCGGCCATGGCGGTTGCTAGTGTGGTCCAAGCCCAGCCAGGAGAAAAAATTCTCGACCTTTGTGCCGCACCAGGGGGAAAATCCACCCAAATTGCTGCTGATATGCAGGGTCAAGGTCTCTTGATCGCTAATGAAATTATTCCTAAGCGGGCCAAGATCTTAGCTGAAAACATTGAAAGAATGGGCATTTCCAATGCGCTGGTAACCAACCATGATCCTGAAAGTTTGACTAAGTGTTTCCCAGCCTTTTTCGATAAAATCCTGGTTGACGCTCCTTGCTCCGGTGAGGGCATGTTTACCAAAAGTCAAGCCGCTCGTAATGGCTGGACCAAAGAGACGCCCCTCCTCTGCCAAGAACGGCAAAAGGAAATTCTGAGCCAAGCGGTTCGGATGCTAAAAGCAGGTGGTCAATTAATCTATTCCACCTGTACCTTCTCACCAGAGGAAAACGAAGAGATTATCGCCTGGCTATTGGACCAGGGTGACTTTGACCTAGAATGGATTGACCAATTCCCTGCTGAAACGATCTCTAGGGGGCGAAGTGACTGGAGTCAATCTGACTATGATCTCTCCGCCTGTGTGAGAATTTGGCCCCATCGTTCCATCGGCGAGGGCCACTTTATTGCCCGTCTCAAGGCCAAAAACAGTCTTAATACTGACCAAGTGGTGCCAAAAAACAAAAAGATCCGCCCTAAGAAGGGCAAAAAACAAACTCACAAGGCTACCTATCGTTTATTAGAGCCAGAGGAAAAGAAAAATCTCGCTGCCCTTAGCCAAAGCTTCCCTAGTGAAGACTACCGCCATCGAGAGTTAATTGCTAAAGGCGACCAGGTTTGGCTCCTCCCTCCCGGCGTCACTTATCAGATGCTGGTGGAGGGTCCCCTCACTCAATTACACAGTCTCCGTCTAGGTCTCCACCTGGGGAGCTTACTTAAAAATCGTTTCCAACCTAGCTATGCGTGGGCCATGGCCTTGGCTCCCAAAGCCACTTACCCTCAAATTGAAATCAGCTACGATGACTGGGTAAATTATGTCCAAGGGCTCACTTTAGCTTATCCTGGCAACCAAGCTTGGGTCCTCTTAGTTTACCAAGGGATGGTGATTAGCTTTGGCAAACAAGTCCAAGGAACCGTTAAAAACTTCTTTCCCAAGGGCTTGCGTTTTCACCCATGA
- a CDS encoding lipoate--protein ligase, with protein sequence MFFIDTSRHGQAVYDPIVNQSLDNYLINDLALEGHGLIMYINAPCVIIGKNQNAYAEVDLDYLEKNDITLVRRTGGGGAVYQDYGNIVFENIVVGDTSHYGDFSYYAQPIIDALTALGIEGVQLKGRNDIVVDDLKISGMSMVKVENALAAGGTLLYDLDTQQAGRVLTPNQDKLKTKGVKSVDKRVSNLKPLLKGDLADLSTEEFKEALLKEIFHTEDLDSIPSYTLTDEDWAIIDQRVADFYGKDEWNYGSNPGFHYYKTAYYPGVGTVAFNFNISDGIITDFKTYGDMSFGQPDQVDQAMIGKTYDQAGIAAGLEAGNYQDNIGKLPIEDLVSLILN encoded by the coding sequence ATGTTTTTTATTGATACGTCACGTCATGGTCAAGCGGTTTATGATCCCATTGTTAACCAATCTTTGGATAATTATTTGATCAATGACCTAGCCCTGGAAGGCCACGGCTTAATTATGTATATTAATGCCCCCTGTGTCATTATCGGTAAAAACCAAAATGCCTATGCCGAAGTTGACCTGGATTATTTAGAAAAGAATGATATCACTTTAGTCCGGCGTACGGGTGGCGGGGGAGCTGTTTATCAGGACTATGGCAACATTGTCTTTGAAAATATTGTCGTTGGTGATACCTCACATTATGGTGATTTTTCTTACTATGCCCAACCGATTATTGATGCTTTGACTGCTCTGGGGATTGAAGGGGTCCAACTCAAAGGCCGTAACGATATTGTGGTCGATGACTTAAAAATTTCTGGCATGTCCATGGTCAAGGTAGAAAATGCTCTGGCGGCCGGAGGTACCCTCCTCTATGATTTGGATACCCAACAAGCGGGACGGGTGCTGACCCCAAACCAAGATAAGTTGAAAACTAAAGGGGTCAAGTCGGTAGATAAACGGGTCTCTAATCTCAAACCGCTCTTAAAGGGTGATTTAGCTGACTTATCCACGGAGGAATTTAAAGAGGCCCTACTCAAGGAGATCTTCCATACGGAGGACTTGGATTCTATCCCAAGCTATACCTTAACTGATGAGGACTGGGCCATTATTGACCAAAGGGTGGCTGATTTTTATGGTAAGGATGAATGGAATTATGGGTCCAATCCTGGCTTCCATTACTATAAGACAGCTTATTACCCTGGAGTAGGTACCGTAGCTTTTAACTTTAATATTAGTGATGGAATCATTACTGACTTTAAGACTTATGGAGATATGAGTTTTGGCCAACCGGACCAAGTCGACCAAGCCATGATTGGGAAGACCTATGACCAAGCTGGAATTGCTGCAGGCCTTGAAGCTGGCAACTATCAAGATAATATTGGCAAGCTTCCTATCGAGGACTTAGTCTCTCTTATCTTGAATTAA
- a CDS encoding biotin transporter BioY has protein sequence MKTKEITRIALMIALLVIASQLTIPIGIVPFTLQTFAVNLIALFLKPKEAFLTTLLYLLGGLIGLPFFAGFHGGFQSVLTPSFGFIIGFLAAASLVSTYLAKQANPGPREYLIALVINYLVTNSIGFVYMAFILNSYMGKGLSIGGLLAIGITPFILAEILKSALAFILALRLRPLLKRRNLLD, from the coding sequence ATGAAAACCAAAGAAATTACTCGTATTGCTTTGATGATTGCCCTGTTGGTTATCGCTTCTCAGTTAACTATTCCTATTGGGATTGTTCCCTTTACCCTACAAACCTTTGCAGTTAACTTAATTGCTCTATTTTTAAAACCTAAGGAAGCCTTTCTTACCACCCTGCTCTACTTACTGGGCGGCTTAATCGGCTTACCTTTCTTTGCCGGATTCCATGGCGGTTTCCAAAGTGTCCTAACCCCTTCCTTTGGCTTTATTATAGGCTTCCTTGCTGCCGCTAGCCTGGTTTCAACCTATTTAGCTAAGCAAGCCAATCCAGGGCCTAGAGAATACCTCATTGCCCTAGTCATTAATTACTTAGTGACCAATTCAATTGGTTTTGTCTATATGGCCTTTATTTTAAACAGCTATATGGGCAAGGGCCTTTCCATCGGCGGACTTTTAGCCATTGGGATTACTCCCTTTATTCTGGCTGAAATTCTCAAAAGTGCCCTGGCCTTTATCTTAGCTCTGCGTTTACGCCCACTCTTAAAGCGCAGAAACTTACTTGACTAA
- a CDS encoding biotin--[acetyl-CoA-carboxylase] ligase, with translation MTTSQAVLEQLMVAPLSGQVLADQLNLSRNAVWKAVENLRKEGFVIESGKQGYQIQALPQRLNQSLLTYYLDQEEAKWKLILLDEVGSTNEYIKAYKSQHQDDLVICASQKQTAGKGRLGKSFYSSLEDGLYVSLALKPNCSNPAEVPLYTLLAASAVIETLGSYLAEPIQVKWVNDLFYQGHKAAGILCEMVSDLEIPSVSYIVVGLGLNLAGDLSKVADIREIAGTFFGKELPKDFNINQFLVDLIQCFMTYHHHFAQGEFLDTYKKHLLGLGKEVSYQENQVTKTGKIKGINEQGQLLVEDSAGDTHALVSPNIHFGSQQFVSD, from the coding sequence ATGACAACCAGTCAAGCGGTTTTAGAGCAGCTTATGGTAGCGCCCCTTAGTGGCCAGGTCCTAGCCGACCAACTCAACCTCTCCCGTAATGCAGTATGGAAGGCGGTTGAAAACCTACGTAAGGAAGGCTTCGTCATCGAATCTGGAAAGCAAGGCTACCAGATTCAAGCTCTACCCCAACGACTAAACCAGAGTCTATTGACTTATTACCTGGACCAAGAGGAAGCCAAGTGGAAACTCATTCTTTTAGATGAAGTTGGGTCTACCAATGAATATATCAAGGCCTATAAGAGTCAACACCAAGATGACTTGGTTATTTGTGCTAGTCAAAAACAAACAGCCGGAAAGGGGCGTCTAGGGAAAAGCTTCTATTCTTCCTTAGAGGATGGCTTGTATGTCAGTTTGGCTCTGAAACCCAATTGTTCTAACCCAGCTGAAGTGCCTCTCTACACCCTCTTAGCGGCCAGTGCCGTTATCGAGACTTTAGGGAGTTACTTAGCTGAACCCATCCAGGTCAAATGGGTTAACGATCTCTTCTACCAAGGTCACAAGGCAGCCGGAATCCTTTGCGAAATGGTCTCTGACTTAGAGATCCCTAGTGTGTCTTATATTGTCGTCGGTTTGGGCTTAAATCTAGCCGGTGACTTGTCTAAAGTGGCTGATATTAGGGAAATTGCTGGGACCTTTTTTGGCAAAGAATTACCTAAAGACTTTAATATTAACCAATTCTTAGTTGACCTTATCCAATGCTTTATGACCTACCATCACCACTTTGCCCAAGGTGAATTTCTAGACACCTATAAGAAACACCTACTGGGTCTGGGTAAAGAAGTAAGCTACCAAGAAAATCAGGTCACTAAAACTGGAAAAATAAAAGGGATTAATGAACAAGGCCAGCTCTTAGTGGAAGATAGCGCTGGAGACACCCATGCCCTAGTCAGCCCCAATATTCATTTTGGGAGTCAACAATTCGTTAGCGACTAG
- a CDS encoding CsbD family protein produces the protein MSEKFDQIKGKVKETAGKVFDDKETENEGKTEDLSAQAKEAVNDVKDSVKGAVDGVKNSFSDDKE, from the coding sequence ATGTCAGAAAAATTTGATCAAATTAAAGGTAAAGTCAAAGAAACCGCTGGAAAAGTATTTGATGACAAAGAAACTGAAAACGAAGGCAAGACTGAAGACCTTTCTGCCCAAGCAAAAGAAGCAGTTAACGATGTAAAGGACTCCGTAAAGGGAGCAGTTGATGGGGTTAAGAATAGCTTTTCAGACGACAAAGAATAA